The segment ATAGTCTCCGCGCACACCCGCAGCACTTTGCCTTTATTGGCGCAAGTGAAGGGACTATCCATGGGCGAGGTGAACGACTGCCAATGGATCGCATTGGCGCAGGTTGGGGAAATCTGGATGTTTGGCCCGACTCAAAGTGGGTTCCAACACCGGGAGACGTTACGGGCATGCTGAAAACGATTCACGATTTTCAGATAAATCGACTGTTCTTGCCGCACGGTTTCAAGCCGGGGTCCGACGAATCCCTGCTCCCCGCCTATGCGCGTAAGATGCTCGAAACTCGGTTGAAAGCGGTCTACTACTACAATACGCCGATTCCCAACGTGGAGATTTGTGGCTCTCAACAGGTAGCAGCTCTTCTTCAGAGGAGCGTTGCCGAATTTCCCAACGCCGAAAGGGAAGTTGAAGACGCCGAGCAGACTGATTTTCCTGCTGTTGGACGTTATCAGCAGGTGAGTATCGATGATTTTCTTGAGAATATGGCGGGCTGCTTCGATGGTGATTGACGGAAGGAGATCGAGAAATGGCACGTTATCCCCAAGCGGTTCTGGTGTCATGTGAGATACCGTGGGATGAAAACGAAAATCTGATAGAAAATCTGCTTCGAGAAGAGGTGCGGCATACCCTCAAGGCAGGGTTCAACCATCTATATATCTTTGGCACCGCCGGCGAGGGACACGCGGTCGATACCGGCCGCTATCGTCAGATTGTTCAAATCTTCTACGAAGAGACGCGGGGGCCCGATATTCACCCGATGGTTGGAGCGATTGGTCTGTCCACAGCGAATATCGTAGAACGTGTGGGATTCGCACACGATCTCGGCTTCCGCACCTTTCAAACCGTTTTGCCGAGTTGGGGCGCATTGAACGATTACGAGTTGTTAACCTTCTTCAAAGACTTATGTGGTACGTTTCCGGATTCACGGTTTCTACACTACAACCTGCCGCGCGCGAAACGGGTCTTNNNNNNNNNNNNNNNNNNNNNNNNNNNNNNNNNNNNNNNNNNNNNNNNNNNNNNNNNNNNNNNNNNNNNNNNNNNNNNNNNNNNNNNNNNNNNNNNNNNNNNNNNNNNNNNNNNNNNNNNNNNNNNNNNNNNNNNNNNNNNNNNNNNNNNNNNNNNNNNNNNNNNNNNNNNNNNNNNNNNNNNNNNNNNNNNNNNNNNNNNGAGGCAGGACGGACACAGCAGGTCGGAAAACTTTTTCGATTGCAGCACGACTTTCACAGAGTATGCATGGATATACTTAGCCCGGTGTGGGATAAGGAACGGATTGATGGTGCCTACGACAAAATCATTGTCCGGTTGGGTGGGCTAGAAGCGATGCCGCTACGGCTGCTCTCACCCTATCATAGCTTCACGGAAGCGGAGTATCAGGCGTGCAAGCAGATACTCCATGAAAAGTACCCTGACTGGGTTCAGAGGGAATTATGACATCGCTCAATTTCAAATCGAGAGTTCCTGTTTTTGACGCCAACGTGCGAGTTGGCGATCTACTGGATGAGCCTGCCCCTTACCGCGACCGGAAGGGGTTATTGGCAGAAATGGATCGGCATGGAGTAGAACGGGCGCTAATCTACCATGCCCATGCTGACAACGTTAGCGCGATCGAAGGCAACAACTACCTTGAAGCGTGGCTCGGCGATGATGGACGAACCTATCCCCAGTGGATGGTTATCCCTACAGCAGACTCGCTCGCGCAGATTCAATCGCTTCATGCTGAAGGGAGGGTCAATTGTGTGCGGTTGTTCGATACCGGGCAACGGGAGCTGCCCTTCCGTCCTTGGGCTTACGACACACTGTTATCTTGGCTCAGTGAGGCGCGAATTCCGGTCTGGGTCCTCCTGCCGGAGGCCGATGCAGATGCAATAGTTACAACACTTCAGGCGTATCCAGGTCTGGTATCGGTCTTGGTGGGAGCACATTACGTCCATGCGCTTTGGTTGCGCCCAATGTTAACCGCTTTACCGAATGCTTACTTGGAATTGAGCCGCTACGAACCGATCTGTGAGATAGAGGCTTTGCGAGACGAGTTTGGTGCCGAGCGATTGGTATACGGCTCGTGGTATTCTCGCTTAGCGATGGGACCGATGTTGTTTTATCTGCACCACACGAACCTGACCGATGGAGAACTCACGGCGATTTGTGCTGGGAATCTTGAGCGTATTCTACATGGAGGGACGAGATGATTGATGGAACGCAAGTCATCGATTTTCACGGGCATGTGGGTCGGTGGGATCCGATCGGCATGAAGGACGATCCGAAGTTGATGCTCCACGCGATGGACTCAGCGGGTATTGACAAATCCTGCGTGTTTGGCATCTTCCATCCCGACGGTACGACCAGCAATGACCAAGCAGCGCACTTTATCGCGCAGCATCCGGATCGCTTTATCGGTTTCGCCTATGTTTCACCGATGATGCCGGAGCGCATGATACCGGAGTTGACCCGCGCGATTGACGAATTGAAGTTTCCCGCGATTAAACTGTATCCGCCCTACACCCTTTGGCCCTTTAATCAACCTCAGTGGCATCCTATCTATGAGTTCGCAAATGAGCGGGGATTGGCGGTCCTTTTCCATACCGATGGGGGTGAATTAAGTCGCCCCCGGTATCTGTCCGAGATTGCGCCGCAATATCCGAACGCCAAGTTTGTCGCGGGACATGCCGGCAACGTCATCGAACCTCGTACCGAAGCCATCGCAGCTGCGATCGCGCATTCCAACGTCTATCTCGAAACTTGTTCTACCTATCGGACGCCCGGCGTAATTGAGCAGTTGGTGAATGAGGCAGGTGCCGATCGGGTGCTGTTTGGCTCGGATACACCTTTGATGGATCCACGTCCCCAGATCGGCAAAATTATCACCGCTGATGTTTCCGACGACGCCAAGCGGCTGATCTTGGGTGGGAACGCCCGCCGCCTGCTGGGGATTTAACCCGCCTATTCTCTGGGGTAGTACGGACCATTAACCGAGTGATGCTAGCAACTCGCGCTGACCTGATAAACGCTGCTCCCGCTCACTGGCGAAGTGTTTAATCCCAGCAACGGGCTTCCGCGATTACATCCGGTTCGGTTCCGCCGGTGAGCCACTGGTTATCCCAGTCTGCGGTCAGTGAATAGGCGTCCGTCAGCGGTCCGAGATTTCTGATGGGCCAAACACGTTGTGTTCCTGTGCTCACTACCATCAGGTCGTAACGGGCTTCTGGAGGCAATACGGATCGGCGATAGGCATCGGGTTGTAGATCGAATAATTCTTCACTCACAGCCGCGATGATTTTTACGTTTATTCCCTCTGCCTCTAAGCGGGGGACAATCTGGACGAGGTTGACAGTAGAATTAGAGCCTTGGACGACCACATAGCCGTGCTTGGGACTGTCCGGGTCAAAATCGCGGATGACATATAGCCCTTTGGACGCGGCTGTGAGATCGCTATCTGCAAACGTGGCGCGGTCTGCCACCGGAAAATCTGGCCGGGCGACTTCGATGATAATGACCCCGACCCGCGGATCCCGAGCGGCAACTTCAGCAGCGGCGAAATAGCCCGGAGCGACATCGTTGTAATCCCAGAAACTAACGTGGATCGCCTGCCCCCGCGGGAAGAGCTTCCACACCTGCGGTGCAAAAATACCGAAGTGCGTACGTGCATCGGCGGCGGTCTCTGGCCCTGAATGACCAGCGAGGACGTTAAGAACGCCTATTCGGAAAGGGCTGTCCTGATTCTGTTGGCTCCATACGCGGGCGGGCAGGTACATCAGCGGTGTGAATGCACCATATGTACCGCTCAATGCCCAGACCCCAGCAAACTTCCCAGGGTCAAGCGATGCACTTTGACCAACCAACCCGATGGCGCTTGACACATTTCCCGCTTCTTGGATAGGTGCTTTGAACCGCGTACCGGCAGGATTGCTAACCGGATTGTAATGTCCCCAGAGGCTGCCATGTTCAACATTGATGGACTCTGAAAGGTCAGCGGCGAGGGTGATAAAGCGGTTATCTGTCACATAATTCATCCACTTGATAATTTCTGAAATTGCTCGGCGGGTTCCGGCAACCTCTCCGGGTTCCTTGAATAGGGTGATATCTATTTCCTGTTCCTCGCCCGATACTGGATTCTTCACGCTAGGCGTCTGCGGCTCAACCGGCAGATTTTCGACCCGAAGCCGGTCGTCCAGAAACGGATCGCGGTTGGTATCAACCCGGAGCGGTAAATCATCCTGAACCGCGTCACCAATATCGACGAGTCGATTGGCGAGCCAGTCTCCCAACCCTTTTTGCTGAAGTACCGACATCACCACGTCAATGTTGGTCTTGAACTGTATCAGACGCTCGCGCTCATCGGTTACCGGTCCGTTGCGAATTCCCTCGAATTCTACCCCGTAACGCTTCTCAAAGGTTCCTGCTAAGGCAACGAAATAGTCTTCGTTCATTTTTAGCTGGTACGGATGGCTGGGGTAGCTGACTAACTGAGCGCCGTACCCCTCAATCTTCCCATCTACCGCACTGGGCCAATACCCCTTGACCGTCCTGCCAATAACGATCATGGGGCGTAGGTCCTCGGGATCCCAATCTTCCATCGTTTTGAGAACCGCGAGAATCTGATCATAATCATTACCATCTTCAAGGGAAAACACATTCCAGCCGTAGGAAGTCCACTGCTCCTCAAGTTGGTACTGCTTATACTTGGAATCAATTACCCCACCCACTAAGGCATCATCAATACCAGCGTTATTATATGAGAGTAGGATACGCAGACGTTTGCCCACCTGCATTGCGAGCCCCTGTGTTTTTAACTCTTGGGCGTGTCCCTCAGTCATGGCAAATTCACCTTCAAGTGCGAGCACTTTCAAGGAGTCAGGAGCATCTAGAAAATTCCAGAATGCTGCTTTGCCGGCGGCTGTCGCGATACCAATACCAGAGGGTCCCCCGTTGACATCGTTAGTCAAATCGGTTGTTTCGGAATGCCCCGCCAGCGACCGGATACCGCGTAATTCTGCCTGCGTAAACAGCGGATGGCCCTCCAAATCGTTCTCTTTCAGTAAGGTCTTTAGTGCCCCTGCGCCGCGTCTAAAGCCTAGTGCATCTATCGGCAACATCGCGATTTCCGGTGCAACCTGGTAGCGCGGATCTCCTGTGGCTGTGTGTGCCCGCGCCATTGCCTCACCCATAATCATCCACAACGCATACGCGGTCGGAATGTTATGCCCGCCGGCGAGCATGAACTTATCGCAGAACGGATGTTTGGGATTACGATAGTCGTAGCGCAAACCTCCTAGTTCTGGACCCGCTAAATGGAGTGCGATATTGTAGGGCGTGTAAGCCAACGGGCCGCCGAGGTGGCCCGTCTGTGCGTAATTACCAAGCAGCACCAGCGTCATACAGGTCATGTGGCCGATATCCTCAAGGCGCTCCCGATCGTATGTCACGGTTAATGCCTCAACAGGTGATAGTAAGGTGTTCGCATTGAGCGTATTTTGCATCTTTATTCCCAGTGTGTTAGAGGTTTGTGAGTGAATATATCAGGAAATCCTGAATCTTGAGCAAAGTGCCGATTTGTTCCTGAGAATCGGAGTCATTTCAGAGTATGTTTCGATCTTGTTATGCAGCGGCTATCTCGCCGAGGCGTGGCAGATGGAGCGTTATGAAAGTCCGTCCTATCGGGAAAACAGTAGCAGAAGTTTAAGGTAGGAAGATTGTTCGATGAAAGCCGTTTTATCAATGATTAACCTTTAGGAGAAGTTAATTGCTTAAACGTCCCGTCACATGAGCCAAATTATCGCCGACATGAACCCGATGAATACGTCGCAACATAATAACAACGCCAGCAGTTGTGGTCGTTATTTCCGCCACTACTTCACCGAAGGGATCGCGAACAGTGCCCAAGCCTTGACCAGCGCTAACTTCGTCCAGCAAGGCTACCTCGGATCGAAAATAGCCAGCAGCAGGTGTCGAAATGACGCTGTCCATATTTCCATCCCCGGACAGGTGATGTGTTACGGGTTGAATCTGAGGCTGACCGTCTAGCATATCAAGATGCTTCATCACATTGATTACACCGGTGGTAAAACAGTGCACATCAGACGGATGTGCGTATCCGCCACCGCCAGCTTCGGTATAGATCGCCGGTACGCCGAGATCTGTGGCTGCTGACAAGGTCCGACCGGGTGGCATAGGCGGTGGATGTTCCCATACGACCGATGCACCGAATGCCAGCGCGCCGGCGCGTGAGCGTCTACCAAGTTCATCGTCGCTATGGGTGAAACCAATGAGTGACGGAATGTCGGCGGTCACACCTCCGCTGTGCAGGTCAATAACGAGGTCGGCGGGTTTAATCAACTTTTGGGTAATCCAATACGCAATCCGTTGCGTGATAGTACCGTTGGAATCGCCAGGGAAGACACGTGCCAGATTCAGGCCATCAATAGGGCTGCTACGGAGAACAGATTCATAGGCCGGCACGTTACAAATTGGGACCATCAATAATGCACCACGTAGTACATCGGGTGCGACGCGCCGGAAAACTGCGGGGATAGTCTCAACCCCTTCGTATTCGTCACCATGCACTGCTCCGAGGACCAGCAAAGTCGGACCAGGGGTTGCCCCTATCACATATAGGAATGGTAAGCGCCAGTCGCCTCCATCGGCCCGAGAGCCGACTTCCAGCCATGCGGAGGCTTTGGAGTTACGGGACAATCGCGAAATGTCAAGTTCCTGAAAATGCACTACGCCGTGTTCCTCCCTTTAATGCCCTCCAACTTCGCCAACCTGAATCTCAATTTCATCCCGATCTCGGATCCGTTCGACCAATCCGTCGCGAATATCAACGATCCGGTCTGAAACATCGAGCATCTTTAAGTCGTGGGTCGCCGAAATCACGGTTACGCCCTGATCGACGTTAAGTTGCTTGATTAAATCGATAATTTCACGCCCGATGACTGTGTCGAGGTTCGCCGTCGGTTCATCCGCCAAAATAATGCTTGGGCCATTTGCGAACGCGCGCGCAATTGCGACACGCTGCCGCTGTCCACCAGATAATTCATCGGGTCTATGGTGAATCCGTTCTCCTAATCCAACGCGTTCCAGCAGTTCTTCACCTTTATCACGACGCTCGGTTGTCGACAGACCTGCGAAAATCATCGGCAGGGTTACGTTTTCAAGTGCCGTCATGACGTGTAGCAGATTGTAGCTTTGGAAGATATAACCAACTCTGTGACAGCGGAACCATGCGATTTGGGACTGGCTGAGTTGTCCCATATCTTGACCATCAATGAAAACTTTACCCGCGGTCGGAAGGTCTAAGGCACCAATCATATTAAAGAGGGTGGATTTCCCTGAACCCGACGGCCCCATCAATGAGATATACTCTCCAGTATAGATCTCCAAATCAATCCCGTCCAGTGCTCGGAGCACATTAGTGCCCATACGGTATTCCTTAACGACCTTTTCAGTTTTAACAACAACGTCTGGCATTAATATCCCTCCTAAACTTCAGTCCGCATCGCTTCCGCTGGGGGTAGCTTTGCAGCGCGCCACGCTGGAAACGCCGCGCCAATAACGGACAGAATCATGCCGAGCACACAACCAGCAAGAATGATTAGTAACACCCCGAATCTAGAGGGCTGCGCGTTCAGCACCGGCAGCAGGGGGAAGTAGAAGAATAGATCTAAACCGTAATCCTTAAGCCCCAGGAGAAGTGATCCGAGACAACCGATGAGAGCTCCAATGAGCGCACCCGCTAGCCCTTGAAACCCAGATTCTAACAAAAATAATCTTACGACGAATCGATCCAAAGCACCGAGACACTTCATCGTGCCGATCTCTTGAAAACGTTCTGTGACCGCCATCAGCATCGAATTAGCGATTCCTACGACGCAGACAATTAAGGACATGATAATCAACCACTTATCTTTCATGGAAATCCCGGTCGTTTCTTCTTCTTCAAAGGTGGTGATTTCCTGTCTTGAACCGCTCTCTTTCATTGCAACGGTTACCTCATTATTTACCAAAACTGACACCAGAAATGCAATCCCCAACGTAATGCCTGCGGTTGTGATGACAGATCGTCCGAAACGGATCATCAAACTCTGAAAACTTATCCTCACGGATTCCGTGAATGGGAGCTCAATCTGTTGCCCAATAGTACCTCGTGTCTGTTGTTCCAAATTCCAATCCTCCTGATTTCTAAAATTGCACGGTCATTTTATCATGCTGCGAGGATAAAGTCAAGCCTTGCATTCGTGATTTTGGGG is part of the Candidatus Poribacteria bacterium genome and harbors:
- a CDS encoding dihydrodipicolinate synthase family protein, whose amino-acid sequence is MARYPQAVLVSCEIPWDENENLIENLLREEVRHTLKAGFNHLYIFGTAGEGHAVDTGRYRQIVQIFYEETRGPDIHPMVGAIGLSTANIVERVGFAHDLGFRTFQTVLPSWGALNDYELLTFFKDLCGTFPDSRFLHYNLPRAKRV
- a CDS encoding amidohydrolase, coding for MIDGTQVIDFHGHVGRWDPIGMKDDPKLMLHAMDSAGIDKSCVFGIFHPDGTTSNDQAAHFIAQHPDRFIGFAYVSPMMPERMIPELTRAIDELKFPAIKLYPPYTLWPFNQPQWHPIYEFANERGLAVLFHTDGGELSRPRYLSEIAPQYPNAKFVAGHAGNVIEPRTEAIAAAIAHSNVYLETCSTYRTPGVIEQLVNEAGADRVLFGSDTPLMDPRPQIGKIITADVSDDAKRLILGGNARRLLGI
- a CDS encoding succinylglutamate desuccinylase/aspartoacylase family protein encodes the protein MHFQELDISRLSRNSKASAWLEVGSRADGGDWRLPFLYVIGATPGPTLLVLGAVHGDEYEGVETIPAVFRRVAPDVLRGALLMVPICNVPAYESVLRSSPIDGLNLARVFPGDSNGTITQRIAYWITQKLIKPADLVIDLHSGGVTADIPSLIGFTHSDDELGRRSRAGALAFGASVVWEHPPPMPPGRTLSAATDLGVPAIYTEAGGGGYAHPSDVHCFTTGVINVMKHLDMLDGQPQIQPVTHHLSGDGNMDSVISTPAAGYFRSEVALLDEVSAGQGLGTVRDPFGEVVAEITTTTAGVVIMLRRIHRVHVGDNLAHVTGRLSN
- a CDS encoding ABC transporter ATP-binding protein translates to MPDVVVKTEKVVKEYRMGTNVLRALDGIDLEIYTGEYISLMGPSGSGKSTLFNMIGALDLPTAGKVFIDGQDMGQLSQSQIAWFRCHRVGYIFQSYNLLHVMTALENVTLPMIFAGLSTTERRDKGEELLERVGLGERIHHRPDELSGGQRQRVAIARAFANGPSIILADEPTANLDTVIGREIIDLIKQLNVDQGVTVISATHDLKMLDVSDRIVDIRDGLVERIRDRDEIEIQVGEVGGH
- a CDS encoding FtsX-like permease family protein, with product MIRFGRSVITTAGITLGIAFLVSVLVNNEVTVAMKESGSRQEITTFEEEETTGISMKDKWLIIMSLIVCVVGIANSMLMAVTERFQEIGTMKCLGALDRFVVRLFLLESGFQGLAGALIGALIGCLGSLLLGLKDYGLDLFFYFPLLPVLNAQPSRFGVLLIILAGCVLGMILSVIGAAFPAWRAAKLPPAEAMRTEV